In Aegilops tauschii subsp. strangulata cultivar AL8/78 chromosome 3, Aet v6.0, whole genome shotgun sequence, one genomic interval encodes:
- the LOC109786708 gene encoding uncharacterized protein, whose translation MPRLMTHSRSFVANRGDPPPPSNKIPKSPFPPEKISLSFTSVWIMSRMARKEEPSSPVSDDNDDVGSTAMSSKRRPLSVARVPCRESSMLSGSHGAEGAGAEGGA comes from the exons ATGCCCAGGCTCATGACCCACAGCCGGAGCTTCGTCGCCAACAGGGGCGACCCTCCTCCGCCGTCGAACAAGATCCCCAAGAGCCCCTTCCCACCT GAGAAGATCTCGTTGAGCTTCACGTCCGTGTGGATCATGAGCAGGATGGCCAGGAAGGAGGAGCCCTCCTCGCCGGTCtccgacgacaacgacgacgttGGCAGCACAGCCATGTCCTCCAAGCGGCGCCCCTTGTCGGTCGCTCGGGTGCCGTGCCGGGAAAGCTCAATGCTCTCGGGAAG CCATGGAGCAGAGGGAGCAGGCGCAGAAGGTGGCGCTTGA